A single region of the Photobacterium sanguinicancri genome encodes:
- a CDS encoding glutamate synthase-related protein, protein MDKPIVADNKPIKVELTKGQEYYFCACGRSSNQPFCDGSHTGTGFKPKSFTAEETGDSYLCQCKHTANAPFCDGSHKQFSAEQVGNEGPGVQIQVATGSTSITAPAATPTIEEPTVAFIHQLAREGLSKLGHHGPMTSMGVPRHLLPHWDDLQIMVAQMATKPLLEDVPVGTELVIGPQAQKPLKLSIPLFVSDMSFGSLSEEAKTALAKGAELAGTGICSGEGGMLPEEQAANSRYFYELASAQFGYDEELLKNVQAFHFKGGQGAKTGTGGHLPGNKNTGKISQVRGIPEGEAAISPPTFKDLVTADDFKRFADHVRSITGGIPIGFKLSANHIEQDIQFALDASADYIILDGRGGGTGAAPEMFRDHISVPTIPALARARRYLDQQGMSGKVTLIITGGLRVPIDFVKAMALGADGVAISNSAMQSIGCVAARMCNTNNCPAGIATQKADLRQRLNVEKSAKQLHNFFAASVELMQVMARACGHHHLHGFNPNDLATWHRDMAHLSGVTYAGLDNKG, encoded by the coding sequence ATGGATAAACCAATCGTTGCGGACAACAAACCCATAAAAGTCGAACTAACAAAAGGACAAGAATATTATTTTTGTGCCTGTGGACGTTCGAGCAACCAGCCCTTTTGCGACGGCTCACATACAGGAACTGGGTTCAAGCCCAAAAGCTTCACCGCTGAAGAAACGGGCGACAGTTACTTATGCCAATGTAAACACACCGCAAATGCTCCCTTTTGCGATGGCTCCCACAAGCAATTTTCAGCAGAGCAAGTCGGCAATGAAGGTCCAGGCGTGCAAATTCAAGTCGCAACCGGTTCAACCTCTATAACTGCGCCTGCAGCCACTCCAACCATAGAAGAACCAACCGTTGCTTTCATCCATCAGCTTGCCCGTGAAGGGTTATCTAAACTGGGCCATCATGGACCAATGACGTCGATGGGAGTGCCCCGCCACCTACTGCCACATTGGGACGATCTGCAAATCATGGTTGCTCAAATGGCGACCAAACCTTTACTGGAAGATGTTCCCGTTGGCACTGAGTTAGTGATCGGCCCTCAGGCCCAAAAACCACTCAAATTGTCCATTCCTTTATTTGTTTCAGACATGAGTTTTGGTTCATTATCAGAAGAAGCTAAAACGGCATTAGCAAAAGGGGCGGAGCTAGCAGGTACAGGTATTTGTTCAGGTGAAGGCGGCATGTTGCCCGAGGAACAAGCGGCGAATTCACGCTACTTTTATGAGCTTGCCAGCGCACAATTTGGCTATGACGAAGAGTTGTTAAAAAATGTCCAAGCCTTTCATTTTAAAGGTGGCCAAGGCGCAAAAACAGGGACTGGCGGCCATTTACCGGGCAATAAAAATACAGGGAAAATTTCTCAGGTACGCGGTATTCCAGAAGGTGAAGCGGCCATTTCTCCGCCCACCTTTAAAGATTTAGTCACAGCCGATGATTTCAAACGTTTTGCCGATCATGTTCGATCAATAACGGGCGGTATCCCCATCGGCTTTAAGCTCAGCGCCAACCATATCGAACAAGACATCCAGTTTGCCCTTGATGCCAGCGCCGATTACATCATTCTTGATGGGCGCGGTGGCGGCACTGGAGCAGCCCCTGAAATGTTTCGTGATCATATCAGTGTTCCGACTATTCCAGCCCTTGCCCGTGCTCGGCGTTACCTTGATCAACAAGGCATGAGTGGCAAAGTCACCCTGATCATTACTGGTGGATTACGTGTCCCAATTGACTTTGTCAAAGCCATGGCATTAGGTGCCGACGGTGTCGCAATTTCAAACAGTGCAATGCAATCAATCGGCTGTGTCGCAGCACGTATGTGTAATACCAATAACTGCCCCGCTGGGATTGCAACCCAAAAAGCAGATTTGCGCCAGCGCTTAAACGTCGAGAAATCGGCCAAGCAATTACACAACTTTTTCGCAGCCTCTGTCGAACTGATGCAGGTGATGGCACGCGCCTGTGGTCATCACCACTTACATGGTTTCAACCCAAACGATCTAGCGACGTGGCATCGAGATATGGCGCATTTATCCGGTGTGACATATGCGGGCTTGGATAATAAAGGCTGA
- a CDS encoding agmatinase — MSKLLNEAPTKAPQTFLNFPFVKNFDDFSADIAILGVPFGMAYSVDGMANDQSLAPDHIRNWSTKTEIDMTLNNYDFDLGGTLLDGKDLNVVDCGNARASLTDPLAHYENAEAIARTAFSANSVLITLGGDHGVPIPIMKALEVLDKEITLIHIDAHLDWRDEINGEKNGYSSVIRRASELPHIKAIHQIGMRGIGSAQTQEVQDAIAHGCKITTAYQLHDKGMDDVLASIPDGGTYYLTIDADGIDPTIMPAVLAQTAGGLNWVQLHKLIHGLVNKGRVVGMDLVEITPSCDVGNISMIHAERLLCNFIGATVRAGYYD; from the coding sequence ATGTCCAAGTTACTCAATGAAGCACCAACAAAAGCGCCACAAACCTTCTTAAATTTTCCGTTCGTTAAAAATTTTGATGACTTTTCTGCGGATATAGCAATATTAGGCGTCCCATTTGGGATGGCCTATAGCGTTGATGGAATGGCGAATGATCAAAGCCTCGCGCCTGATCATATTCGTAATTGGTCGACAAAAACTGAAATTGATATGACGCTTAACAACTACGATTTTGATTTAGGTGGAACATTACTTGATGGTAAAGACCTTAACGTCGTCGACTGTGGCAATGCACGTGCCAGTTTAACCGACCCTCTTGCACATTATGAGAATGCCGAAGCCATTGCTCGCACCGCATTTTCAGCTAACTCCGTACTTATCACCTTAGGCGGTGATCATGGTGTGCCTATTCCAATCATGAAAGCCTTAGAAGTATTGGATAAAGAAATAACACTGATCCATATTGATGCTCACCTTGATTGGCGTGATGAAATCAATGGTGAAAAGAATGGGTATTCGAGCGTGATACGCAGAGCCTCAGAACTTCCGCACATCAAAGCCATTCATCAAATAGGTATGCGAGGTATTGGCAGCGCTCAAACTCAAGAAGTACAAGATGCTATTGCTCACGGCTGCAAAATTACCACAGCTTATCAATTACATGATAAGGGCATGGATGACGTATTAGCTTCAATTCCTGATGGCGGTACTTACTATTTAACCATAGATGCAGACGGTATTGATCCAACCATAATGCCAGCGGTACTGGCACAAACAGCAGGAGGGCTAAACTGGGTTCAGCTTCATAAGCTGATACATGGACTGGTTAATAAAGGCCGTGTAGTAGGCATGGATTTGGTCGAAATCACGCCTTCATGCGATGTGGGAAATATCTCTATGATCCATGCGGAACGCCTACTTTGTAACTTTATTGGCGCCACGGTACGAGCGGGATATTATGACTAA
- a CDS encoding ArsR/SmtB family transcription factor, producing MMDEKYIDSLKALSEPNRLRLFWLFLHVDECIAVAEAMDIIGDTQYNVSRNLKMLYKAGLLNHQKKGKWVFYTLKEQSAPHCKALVDSVRFLPEDDFKEVVKRCLLRLSLRENGECVLGADSELWHKTIK from the coding sequence ATGATGGATGAAAAATACATTGATTCGCTTAAAGCCTTATCAGAACCCAATAGACTGCGGTTGTTTTGGCTATTCCTTCACGTTGATGAGTGCATCGCCGTGGCGGAAGCAATGGACATCATAGGCGACACCCAATACAACGTATCTCGCAACCTAAAAATGCTCTATAAAGCCGGATTACTCAACCATCAGAAGAAGGGCAAGTGGGTGTTTTACACGTTAAAAGAGCAAAGTGCCCCTCATTGCAAAGCCTTGGTCGATTCGGTCAGATTTTTACCCGAAGACGATTTTAAAGAAGTCGTTAAACGTTGCTTACTCCGCTTATCGTTAAGAGAAAACGGTGAGTGTGTATTGGGTGCCGACAGCGAACTATGGCATAAAACAATAAAATAG
- a CDS encoding pentapeptide repeat-containing protein, which yields MNTYTQQALDVMLDQHKLWLNNAGGQRLVLRNADVSGLNFHGADLRQADLTRANLNDANVSHADMSDADMTFASFRHANLNNASFQDADMRNADLSGAHMLNVNLLRADLFRTDFSNANVNQEALHREMPSGTIITLRDTQRESCLAARKDTE from the coding sequence ATGAATACATACACACAACAAGCACTCGACGTTATGTTAGATCAGCACAAGCTATGGTTGAATAATGCTGGTGGTCAAAGGCTCGTCTTACGTAATGCCGATGTCAGCGGGCTTAATTTTCATGGTGCAGATCTTCGCCAAGCGGATTTAACGCGTGCGAATTTGAATGATGCCAATGTAAGCCATGCCGATATGAGTGATGCTGATATGACATTCGCGAGTTTTAGACATGCAAACTTGAACAACGCGAGTTTTCAAGATGCAGACATGCGTAATGCAGATCTGAGCGGTGCACACATGCTCAACGTGAATTTATTAAGAGCGGATTTGTTCCGAACTGATTTTAGTAACGCGAATGTGAACCAAGAGGCTTTACATCGCGAGATGCCAAGTGGAACGATAATTACCCTGCGCGACACACAGCGAGAAAGTTGCTTGGCTGCGAGAAAAGATACCGAGTAA
- a CDS encoding ArgP/LysG family DNA-binding transcriptional regulator gives MLDHREMETLIAIVDGQSFDSAARHLNISPGAVSQRIKSLENRVGSSVLIRSSPPKTTAAGEQVLTYARRMLLLQNEMSLALKNHLYTSELSLSIAVNHDSLSCWFVDVVSSFSDHPHLSFDIHTSNTVTTQALLKSGDVIAAITSNGNQIAGCKTRYLGKLEYIPVCSQSFYQSHFCSGIDKKALVSAPIAIFDREDDLAERFLAGYGVNVEQVKTHYIPSSHALLDAVKKGIGWTMIPKLLIDDQLLKSELVVMDNQSVFVALYWNTWDQVSEMISQVEKQVIAVSKTKLIQNE, from the coding sequence ATGCTAGATCATCGAGAAATGGAAACGTTAATAGCGATAGTTGATGGGCAAAGTTTTGATAGCGCAGCGCGTCATTTAAATATTTCGCCAGGTGCCGTGTCACAGCGTATAAAATCACTGGAGAATCGTGTCGGTAGCTCGGTGTTGATCCGTAGTTCGCCTCCCAAAACAACAGCCGCTGGTGAACAAGTGCTGACGTATGCACGTAGAATGTTGTTGCTGCAAAACGAAATGAGCTTAGCTTTGAAAAATCACTTATATACTAGTGAGTTATCTCTTTCTATTGCGGTAAATCACGACTCATTAAGTTGTTGGTTTGTTGACGTTGTCAGTAGTTTTAGCGATCACCCACATTTGTCTTTTGATATTCATACATCGAATACAGTGACTACCCAAGCCTTGTTGAAAAGTGGGGACGTCATCGCAGCGATAACCTCGAACGGTAATCAAATAGCCGGCTGTAAGACACGATACTTAGGTAAATTGGAATATATCCCTGTGTGCTCCCAGTCTTTTTATCAGTCGCATTTTTGTTCTGGTATCGATAAGAAAGCATTAGTGTCTGCTCCCATTGCTATTTTTGATAGAGAAGACGATTTAGCTGAACGGTTTCTTGCGGGGTATGGCGTAAACGTCGAACAGGTGAAAACGCATTATATTCCGAGCTCTCATGCCCTTTTAGACGCGGTTAAAAAAGGGATAGGGTGGACCATGATTCCCAAGTTATTGATTGATGATCAGTTACTGAAATCTGAACTAGTTGTGATGGACAATCAATCTGTGTTTGTTGCGCTTTATTGGAATACATGGGATCAAGTCTCAGAGATGATATCGCAGGTAGAAAAGCAGGTTATCGCGGTGTCTAAAACAAAGTTGATCCAAAATGAGTAA